In Tursiops truncatus isolate mTurTru1 chromosome X, mTurTru1.mat.Y, whole genome shotgun sequence, the following proteins share a genomic window:
- the MTCP1 gene encoding protein p13 MTCP-1, translated as MAGEDVGAPPDHLWVHQEGIYRDEHQRTWVAVLEEETSFLRARVQQVQVPLGDAARPSHLLTSQLPLMWQLYPEERYMDNNSRLWQIQHHLMVRGVQELLLKLLPDD; from the exons ATGGCAGGAGAGGATGTGGGGGCTCCACCCGATCACCTCTGGGTTCACCAAGAGGGTATCTACCGCGACGAACACCAGCGCACGTGGGTGGCCGTCCTGGAAGAG GAGACGAGTTTCCTAAGGGCACGAGTTCAGCAAGTTCAGGTTCCTTTAGGTGACGCAGCCAGGCCAAGTCACCTTCTCACCTCCCAGCTACCTCTCATGTGGCAACTCTACCCCGAGGAGCGCTACATGGATAACAACTCTCGCTTGTGGCAGATCCAGCATCATTTAATG gTCAGGGGAGTACAGGAGCTGTTGCTTAAGCTTTTGCCTGATGATTAA
- the CMC4 gene encoding cx9C motif-containing protein 4 isoform X1, with amino-acid sequence MYKRQNKNHFSYFSFLDMPQKDPCQKQACEIQKCLQANNYMESKCQAVIQELRKCCARYPKGRSLVCSGFEKEEEEKLTLKPT; translated from the exons AtgtataaaagacaaaataaaaatcatttttcttattttagttttctggATATGCCGCAGAAGGATCCGTGCCAGAAACAAGCCTGTGAAATACAGAAATGTTTACAAG CCAACAACTACATGGAATCTAAGTGTCAGGCTGTCATCCAAGAACTGCGTAAGTGTTGTGCTCGATATCCCAAGGGAAGATCTCTCGTCTGTTCAGGatttgagaaagaagaggaagagaagctgACGCTGAAGCCCACATGA
- the CMC4 gene encoding cx9C motif-containing protein 4 isoform X2 produces the protein MPQKDPCQKQACEIQKCLQANNYMESKCQAVIQELRKCCARYPKGRSLVCSGFEKEEEEKLTLKPT, from the exons ATGCCGCAGAAGGATCCGTGCCAGAAACAAGCCTGTGAAATACAGAAATGTTTACAAG CCAACAACTACATGGAATCTAAGTGTCAGGCTGTCATCCAAGAACTGCGTAAGTGTTGTGCTCGATATCCCAAGGGAAGATCTCTCGTCTGTTCAGGatttgagaaagaagaggaagagaagctgACGCTGAAGCCCACATGA